A single genomic interval of Streptomyces sp. BA2 harbors:
- a CDS encoding Scr1 family TA system antitoxin-like transcriptional regulator — protein MRTNPTGRQLRLGSELRKLRERAGLTSTEAGKLLGVKQNQVSNMESGRLGMSPARVRALACHYGCSDRTLIEALASMTAERARGWWEEYREILPAGLLDLAEVEHHATLLRTAVTVHIPGLLQTTDYAREIFRQDVPELSPPDIEHRISYRIKRQAVLFREAPTPNQVIVHEAALRMQFGGPTVTRTQLKHLVDMSEREHITLHVIPFAAGTFPGSGQSIYYSAGAVPQLDTVNLDQSHGPVFLDAEAQLDKYRVLLNRMEATALPPVKSRDFIHSIVQDL, from the coding sequence GTGAGAACCAACCCGACGGGACGTCAACTCCGGCTGGGCAGCGAGCTTCGCAAGCTCCGTGAACGTGCCGGCCTCACGTCGACGGAGGCGGGGAAGCTGCTCGGCGTGAAGCAGAACCAGGTCAGCAACATGGAGTCCGGACGGCTCGGCATGAGTCCGGCACGAGTACGCGCCCTCGCCTGCCATTACGGCTGCTCGGACAGAACCCTCATCGAGGCGCTGGCCAGCATGACCGCTGAACGGGCACGCGGGTGGTGGGAGGAGTACCGCGAGATCCTGCCCGCCGGGCTACTCGACCTGGCCGAGGTCGAACACCACGCCACGCTGCTGCGAACCGCCGTGACCGTGCACATCCCCGGCCTTCTCCAAACCACGGACTACGCCCGCGAGATCTTCCGCCAGGACGTACCGGAGCTGTCACCCCCGGACATCGAGCACCGCATCTCGTACCGGATCAAGAGGCAGGCCGTGCTCTTCCGCGAAGCGCCAACACCGAACCAGGTGATCGTCCACGAGGCGGCTCTCCGGATGCAGTTCGGTGGCCCCACTGTGACCAGAACCCAGCTCAAGCACCTCGTGGACATGAGCGAGCGGGAGCACATCACCCTCCACGTGATCCCGTTCGCCGCTGGTACGTTCCCCGGCTCGGGGCAGTCGATCTACTACTCGGCAGGCGCGGTGCCCCAGCTCGACACGGTGAATCTCGACCAGTCACACGGCCCTGTGTTCCTGGACGCCGAGGCACAGCTCGACAAGTACCGCGTACTGCTCAACCGCATGGAGGCCACAGCGCTCCCGCCCGTGAAGTCCCGCGATTTCATCCACAGCATCGTCCAAGACCTGTAG
- a CDS encoding TetR/AcrR family transcriptional regulator, protein MRDEKKDQARCTVCRAGISAAGKRGRPALYCSRSCQARAYRRRKQPPVPAPESPAPTSGARTRRRRQIAEAVWRIAAERGLDAASMREVAAEAGVSLRMVQYHFGSKHQLLVAALHMLHRENERLARTRIHFDPANLRGVLSAMLDEFLPLDAQRAMALRVFSAYYARSLTDPAIAEVFLSDDHPLEELVAGFITTAQECGQTAPGLDARREADLLVAAAVGLGGDVLHARRTLNDVRATLDYHLTKIFSPAARPAVARASGGGG, encoded by the coding sequence ATGCGTGACGAAAAGAAGGACCAGGCCCGCTGCACGGTCTGCCGTGCCGGAATCAGCGCCGCGGGCAAGCGCGGCCGCCCCGCTCTCTACTGCTCCCGCAGCTGCCAGGCGAGGGCCTACCGGCGGCGGAAGCAGCCGCCCGTCCCGGCGCCCGAGAGCCCCGCGCCCACGTCCGGCGCGCGGACGCGCAGGCGCAGGCAGATCGCCGAGGCGGTGTGGCGCATCGCCGCCGAGCGGGGCCTGGACGCGGCGAGCATGCGGGAGGTCGCGGCAGAGGCGGGGGTGTCGCTCCGCATGGTCCAGTACCACTTCGGCAGCAAGCACCAACTCCTCGTAGCCGCCCTGCACATGCTCCACCGCGAGAACGAACGCCTGGCCAGGACCCGCATCCACTTCGACCCCGCGAACCTGCGCGGCGTACTGAGCGCGATGCTCGACGAGTTCCTGCCGCTGGACGCCCAACGGGCCATGGCCTTGCGGGTCTTCTCCGCGTACTACGCCCGCAGCCTCACCGACCCCGCCATCGCGGAGGTCTTCCTGAGCGACGACCACCCCTTGGAGGAACTAGTCGCCGGTTTCATCACCACGGCCCAGGAGTGCGGGCAAACGGCCCCCGGCCTGGACGCCCGCCGCGAGGCCGACCTACTGGTGGCCGCCGCGGTCGGCCTGGGCGGCGACGTACTGCACGCCCGCCGCACCCTGAACGACGTACGCGCCACGCTGGACTACCACCTGACCAAGATCTTCAGCCCGGCCGCCCGCCCTGCTGTAGCTCGGGCTTCTGGAGGTGGCGGCTAG
- a CDS encoding PspA/IM30 family protein: MTDASTYPDLGFNPAPGNCDTVKELHKKLGNCVTVLRDTRKVVTKLMDGSYWEGDSAVAFRETVKDGPLSLNLKNAARSIEKAAKQLERWEVDLDDYQRRAKALDGKAKDAREALKAAKGHADTAGDDPDLDKKGAKQDDAKKSLKLANGKVEDAQAELDRILARARSLEEEHGKRSEYRATKIREATDKLAPHEPGWLEESWEWVKENLPDILSAVAGVLALAALIFTGPIALPLLLVGAGLLSAGALATRLSDPEVRASLWDGFTKGEFDSDFFSNLVSVGADTLGMVPGLGAAAKGGIEATQAIRSGGEVLSLGGKMAKYGTAVSDKATEVSNLANPLLQRAFSWSADPQVWADSVGKASGGIGLVTAGYGLFDDDERRGEVGTGVDGTRLGVDLPGFPVAARYLFS, encoded by the coding sequence GTGACGGACGCCTCCACCTATCCGGATCTCGGCTTCAATCCGGCCCCCGGGAATTGCGACACCGTAAAAGAGCTGCATAAGAAACTGGGCAACTGCGTCACTGTCCTCCGCGACACACGCAAGGTCGTCACCAAGCTGATGGATGGCAGCTACTGGGAAGGCGATTCGGCAGTAGCCTTTCGCGAGACTGTCAAAGATGGGCCGCTGTCTCTCAACCTGAAGAATGCCGCACGCTCCATCGAAAAGGCTGCCAAGCAACTGGAGCGCTGGGAAGTCGATCTGGACGACTATCAGCGTCGGGCAAAAGCGCTGGACGGCAAGGCCAAGGACGCCCGGGAGGCGCTGAAGGCCGCGAAGGGCCACGCCGACACCGCCGGTGACGACCCCGACCTGGACAAGAAGGGTGCCAAGCAGGACGACGCGAAGAAGTCCCTGAAGCTCGCCAACGGCAAGGTCGAGGACGCTCAAGCGGAACTCGACCGGATCCTGGCGAGGGCGCGGAGTCTGGAAGAAGAGCACGGGAAACGGTCCGAATACCGCGCGACCAAGATTCGCGAAGCGACGGACAAACTGGCACCGCACGAGCCTGGCTGGCTCGAGGAATCCTGGGAGTGGGTCAAGGAGAACCTTCCGGATATCCTCAGCGCGGTTGCCGGGGTTCTCGCGCTGGCGGCGCTGATCTTCACCGGGCCTATTGCGCTGCCTCTTCTTCTGGTGGGTGCCGGGCTTCTCAGCGCGGGGGCGCTCGCGACTCGGCTTTCGGATCCGGAGGTGCGGGCGTCACTATGGGACGGGTTCACCAAGGGCGAGTTCGACTCCGATTTCTTCAGTAACTTGGTTTCGGTGGGCGCCGACACCCTGGGCATGGTGCCTGGACTCGGAGCCGCCGCCAAGGGTGGCATCGAAGCCACGCAGGCGATCCGCAGCGGGGGCGAAGTCCTGAGCCTCGGAGGAAAGATGGCCAAGTACGGCACTGCGGTCTCGGACAAAGCCACGGAGGTCAGCAACTTGGCCAACCCCTTGCTCCAACGCGCGTTCAGCTGGTCAGCAGATCCGCAGGTGTGGGCCGACAGCGTGGGCAAGGCTTCCGGCGGCATCGGCCTTGTGACTGCTGGATACGGCTTGTTCGATGACGACGAGCGCAGGGGCGAGGTCGGAACCGGGGTCGACGGCACACGACTCGGTGTCGACTTGCCCGGGTTCCCGGTTGCCGCACGCTACCTCTTCTCCTGA
- a CDS encoding ATP-binding protein, whose translation MLPTTVSPPWSYTLQLPHDPRAPGIARATLRAVLATYGLPQLVPTAELLAAEMLNNAHFHTDGPYALRLRHSSPQGIRVAVWDSDPRIPPGFGRPGSPPVPPADAESGRGLHLVRACADAWGAYPLGAARDGKLLWAELGGDPPKAQVPPLH comes from the coding sequence ATGCTGCCGACAACCGTATCCCCGCCCTGGAGTTACACCCTCCAACTCCCGCACGACCCCCGCGCCCCCGGCATCGCCCGCGCCACCCTCCGCGCCGTCCTCGCCACGTACGGCCTCCCCCAGCTCGTGCCCACCGCTGAACTCCTCGCCGCGGAGATGCTCAACAACGCCCACTTCCATACCGACGGCCCCTACGCCCTCCGCCTCCGCCACTCCTCCCCGCAGGGCATCCGCGTCGCCGTGTGGGATTCCGATCCGCGGATTCCGCCCGGATTCGGGCGGCCCGGGAGCCCGCCCGTGCCCCCGGCGGACGCCGAGAGCGGGCGTGGGCTGCATCTTGTGCGCGCTTGCGCCGATGCCTGGGGCGCCTACCCCCTCGGCGCCGCCCGGGACGGCAAACTGCTCTGGGCCGAGCTCGGTGGTGATCCCCCGAAGGCACAGGTCCCGCCTCTACACTGA
- a CDS encoding DUF397 domain-containing protein has protein sequence MTTTPPPDIPPNLDWIRAAPEGEEGPGPWIEIAYGHDDAVYLRETSAPENVVTTTQAKWDAFVLGVQAGEFDHFVEGVE, from the coding sequence GTGACCACCACCCCGCCCCCCGACATCCCCCCGAACCTCGACTGGATCCGCGCCGCCCCCGAAGGGGAAGAAGGCCCAGGCCCCTGGATCGAAATCGCGTACGGCCATGACGACGCCGTCTACCTACGGGAAACCAGCGCCCCCGAGAACGTCGTGACCACGACCCAGGCCAAGTGGGACGCCTTCGTACTCGGCGTACAGGCAGGCGAGTTCGACCACTTCGTGGAGGGCGTGGAGTGA
- a CDS encoding NlpC/P60 family protein, producing the protein MRKAWLVAAVGIGGAMSFIALLVVGTYMAAGSIANGAGQGNVGLAKGAVPATYQPLVQKWGNLCKAINPALLAAQLYQESGFNPNAKSPAAAQGIAQFIPGTWATHGLDGDGDGDRDVWDPKDAIPSAASYDCKLASYVKDAPGRPTENMLAAYNAGAYAVIKYGGVPPYRETQNYVKTITDLEKSFARPTGRVQPSQQAAGAIYYAQKKLGTLYLWGGNGTADQGGRFDCSGLTLAAYRSVDIDLPRVANDQYNAGPHPKRDELLPGDLVFFSDDLTNSRAIRHVGIYVGGGYMINAPRPGAVIRFDPIDTPDYFGATRVTEDGANAVPDKLSAA; encoded by the coding sequence GTGCGTAAGGCTTGGCTGGTCGCGGCCGTCGGTATCGGTGGGGCGATGAGTTTCATCGCCCTGCTTGTCGTGGGGACCTACATGGCCGCCGGAAGCATCGCGAACGGGGCCGGGCAGGGGAACGTCGGGCTCGCGAAAGGTGCCGTGCCCGCCACCTACCAGCCGCTCGTGCAGAAGTGGGGCAATCTCTGCAAGGCGATCAATCCCGCTCTCCTCGCCGCGCAGCTGTACCAGGAGAGCGGGTTCAACCCGAACGCGAAGAGCCCGGCCGCGGCCCAGGGGATAGCGCAATTCATCCCGGGAACGTGGGCCACGCACGGGCTCGACGGGGACGGTGACGGTGACCGCGACGTCTGGGACCCGAAGGACGCCATCCCCTCCGCCGCTTCGTACGACTGCAAACTCGCCAGTTATGTGAAGGACGCCCCGGGGCGTCCGACGGAGAACATGCTCGCCGCGTACAACGCGGGTGCGTACGCCGTCATCAAGTACGGCGGCGTACCGCCTTACCGCGAGACCCAGAATTACGTGAAGACCATCACGGACCTGGAGAAGAGCTTCGCCCGGCCCACCGGCAGGGTGCAGCCCTCGCAGCAGGCGGCAGGAGCCATCTACTACGCGCAGAAGAAGCTCGGCACGCTGTATCTGTGGGGCGGCAATGGAACCGCCGATCAGGGCGGACGGTTCGACTGTTCCGGCCTTACGCTCGCCGCCTATCGAAGTGTCGATATCGATCTGCCGCGTGTCGCCAACGACCAGTACAACGCGGGTCCTCACCCGAAACGGGACGAACTGCTCCCGGGTGACCTGGTGTTCTTCTCGGACGACCTCACCAATTCCCGGGCCATCCGGCATGTCGGGATCTACGTGGGCGGGGGCTACATGATTAACGCCCCACGGCCCGGCGCGGTGATCCGTTTCGACCCGATCGACACACCGGATTATTTTGGCGCGACTCGCGTCACCGAGGACGGGGCGAACGCCGTGCCCGACAAGCTGTCCGCGGCCTGA
- a CDS encoding NADPH-dependent F420 reductase: MRIGLFGTGNVARALATGWRGAGHDVVLGSRSPEERGGAEALGGFAVVGLGEAAAHGEVLVNATPGTESVGLLKGIGAAALAGKVLVDVGVGFTENMELSHPNYSLSEEIQAAFPETPVVKTLVTMDSVVMTNPGSLEEPGMVFLSGDDAAAKRTTRQLLSDLGWPDAAQLDLGGIGTARGQEHAALLFIGVGDSLGTYGFGFKVVRPRQAA, translated from the coding sequence ATGCGAATCGGACTGTTTGGAACAGGGAATGTCGCTCGCGCGCTGGCAACTGGCTGGCGGGGGGCCGGACATGATGTTGTGCTGGGGTCGCGTTCCCCGGAGGAGCGGGGTGGGGCAGAGGCGCTTGGTGGGTTCGCCGTCGTCGGGCTCGGGGAGGCTGCCGCGCATGGGGAGGTGCTGGTCAATGCCACGCCCGGGACGGAGTCCGTCGGTCTGCTGAAGGGGATCGGTGCGGCTGCCCTGGCCGGGAAGGTGCTGGTCGACGTCGGTGTCGGGTTCACCGAGAACATGGAGCTCTCCCACCCCAACTACAGCCTCAGCGAGGAGATTCAGGCGGCGTTTCCCGAGACGCCGGTCGTCAAGACGCTCGTCACCATGGACTCGGTGGTGATGACGAATCCGGGGAGCCTGGAGGAGCCGGGCATGGTCTTCCTGTCCGGTGACGACGCCGCCGCCAAGCGGACGACGCGGCAGCTGCTCAGCGACCTGGGATGGCCCGATGCCGCCCAGTTGGACCTGGGCGGCATCGGGACCGCGCGCGGTCAGGAACACGCCGCGCTGCTGTTCATAGGGGTGGGGGATTCGCTCGGCACGTACGGCTTCGGCTTCAAGGTGGTGCGTCCGAGGCAGGCCGCCTGA
- a CDS encoding DUF4232 domain-containing protein — protein MKHTRKAVAAVIGLVAALSLTACNGDDNASADTSSPSASADKDSGNGDTGTGASSGGGEASQGTAAGTGDNSNGKVGICRTDELEVNATDNTTDKTEGVVTVVFKNGGGRDCAIKGFAGVDLTASTGDTLSVNRNGEQPVPGVLKDGDSAAFNITFPYNNSGGSGVRITSLVVTPPDETKHVTLDWPAGTLPVSDGEGAVKLEISPVGKVG, from the coding sequence ATGAAGCACACCCGCAAGGCCGTCGCAGCAGTCATCGGCCTCGTCGCCGCCCTCTCGCTCACCGCCTGCAACGGCGACGACAACGCGTCGGCGGACACCAGCTCGCCCTCCGCGTCGGCGGACAAGGACAGCGGCAACGGGGACACCGGCACCGGCGCGAGCTCCGGCGGCGGCGAAGCCTCCCAGGGCACGGCCGCGGGCACCGGTGACAACAGCAACGGGAAGGTCGGCATCTGCCGTACCGACGAGCTCGAAGTGAACGCCACCGACAACACCACCGACAAGACGGAAGGCGTCGTCACCGTCGTCTTCAAGAACGGCGGCGGCCGCGACTGCGCCATCAAGGGCTTCGCAGGAGTCGACCTGACGGCGTCCACGGGCGACACCCTCTCCGTGAACCGCAACGGCGAGCAGCCCGTGCCGGGGGTCCTGAAGGACGGCGACTCCGCCGCCTTCAACATCACGTTCCCGTACAACAACTCGGGCGGCTCCGGCGTCCGCATCACCAGCCTCGTCGTGACGCCTCCGGACGAGACCAAGCACGTCACCCTCGACTGGCCCGCGGGCACGCTCCCGGTCTCCGACGGCGAGGGCGCGGTCAAGCTGGAGATCAGCCCGGTGGGCAAGGTCGGCTGA
- a CDS encoding DUF397 domain-containing protein, with amino-acid sequence MPQLNWQKSSYCAQGNSCVHVAAPRPGTTIHITESADPTGAILTAQPAAFAALLRTLSPSGA; translated from the coding sequence ATGCCCCAGCTCAACTGGCAGAAGTCGTCCTACTGCGCCCAGGGCAACTCCTGCGTACACGTCGCCGCCCCCCGCCCCGGAACGACGATCCACATAACGGAGAGCGCCGACCCCACCGGAGCGATACTCACCGCACAACCCGCAGCCTTCGCGGCCCTGCTCCGCACCCTCAGCCCCTCCGGCGCTTGA